Proteins from a single region of Eremothecium gossypii ATCC 10895 chromosome VI, complete sequence:
- the PER1 gene encoding Per1p (Syntenic homolog of Saccharomyces cerevisiae YCR044C (PER1)) — protein MRKRRERIARMKHCSILSLVPLLAGVLCSIGDRLGEFVECNRVCRVRRGCEQHGGEGAFPDDSPFAAYTFVDTPAAYRALLWDCSADCDYQCQQAITHQRLLAGEPPVQFHGKWPFVRMLGMQEFFASLFSVANFVPHLQGYRQLRRELARAPSVGGSSVLLRKYQSLAVVGMLAWISSAVFHARDMPLTEKLDYFFAGATVLAGFHALYIRVRRLDLAPTRRRCFSLAVLLVFVLHIVRLYRNWNYTYNMRFNICFGLLQYLLLLLQALQNFGSLRRQRQKAGLGLYAQQPGMQFQLVLVPVLLVLYTGLAMSSELFDFFSYHWQIDSHALWHFLTVAPSFMLYDFFLKDYRYLNTLSSHSAPE, from the coding sequence ATGCGAAAGCGACGCGAACGCATCGCTCGAATGAAACATTGCAGTATCCTGTCGCTGGTGCCGCTCCTCGCCGGTGTACTCTGCTCAATTGGTGACCGATTGGGCGAATTTGTCGAGTGTAACCGGGTGTGCCGTGTGCGTCGTGGGTGCGAACAGCACGGCGGCGAGGGTGCCTTCCCGGATGATTCGCCCTTCGCGGCATACACATTCGTGGACACGCCCGCCGCGTACCGCGCGCTGCTGTGGGACTGCAGCGCCGACTGCGACTACCAGTGCCAGCAGGCGATCACGCACCAGCGGCTGCTGGCCGGCGAGCCGCCCGTGCAATTCCACGGTAAGTGGCCGTTTGTGCGGATGTTGGGGATGCAAGAGTTCTTTGCGTCGCTATTCTCAGTAGCGAACTTTGTGCCGCACCTGCAGGGCTACCGCCAGTTGCGGCGCGAGCTGGCTAGGGCGCCTAGTGTGGGCGGCTCCAgcgtgctgctgcggaAGTACCAGTCCTTGGCGGTAGTGGGGATGCTGGCGTGGATTTCCAGCGCGGTATTCCATGCGCGTGACATGCCGCTGACGGAGAAGCTGGACTATTTCTTTGCGGGTGCAACCGTCCTTGCGGGCTTCCACGCGCTGTACATTCGCGTCCGCCGCCTGGATCTAGCGCCGACACGCCGGCGCTGCTTTTCGCTGGCTGTGTTGCTGGTGTTTGTGTTGCACATCGTGCGCCTGTACCGCAACTGGAACTACACCTACAACATGCGCTTTAACATCTGCTTTGGTCTGCTGCAGtatctgctgctgctgctgcaggcccTGCAGAACTTCGGCAGCCtgcggcgccagcgccaAAAGGCGGGCTTGGGCCTCTacgcgcagcagcccgGGATGCAGTTTCAGCTGGTGCTGGTGCCTGTCCTGCTGGTGCTCTACACCGGGCTGGCCATGTCCTCGGAGCTCTTTGATTTCTTCAGCTACCATTGGCAGATTGACTCGCACGCTCTCTGGCACTTTCTGACCGTGGCGCCATCGTTTATGCTCTACGACTTCTTTTTGAAGGACTACCGCTACTTAAATACACTATCTTCCCATTCAGCACCCGAGTAG